A single Desulfovibrio piger DNA region contains:
- a CDS encoding endonuclease I family protein has product MLLVLPVQGRAAGNTNNDSFAKAKRLLEQEVYYDHRQTLYCGAVFDEHKRVRLPQGFTTDKHRKRSLRVEWEHVVPAENFGRAFPEWREGHARCIDRKGKAFRGRACAEKMNADYRRMQADMYNLYPAIGSVNAVRSNKNFQMLGPGVPSAFGSCSMKIIGNKAEPPERARGQIARSCLYMADSYGRQYRMSRQQRQLMQAWARQYPVDAWECRRARRIERLQGNENRFVKEPCLSAGLWPEQETVFLPEDDGDIFLKKCRQQR; this is encoded by the coding sequence GTGCTGCTGGTCCTGCCTGTGCAGGGCAGGGCAGCGGGCAATACGAACAATGACAGTTTCGCCAAAGCCAAGCGGCTGCTGGAGCAGGAAGTGTACTACGATCATCGCCAGACGCTCTATTGCGGCGCCGTGTTCGATGAGCACAAACGGGTCCGGTTGCCGCAGGGATTCACGACCGACAAGCACCGCAAACGTTCACTTCGTGTGGAGTGGGAGCACGTTGTCCCGGCCGAGAATTTCGGCAGGGCATTTCCAGAATGGCGGGAAGGTCACGCCCGTTGCATCGACCGCAAGGGCAAAGCCTTTCGGGGGCGGGCGTGTGCGGAAAAAATGAACGCCGATTACCGCCGCATGCAGGCCGACATGTATAACCTGTATCCCGCCATAGGCTCGGTCAATGCCGTACGGTCCAACAAAAATTTCCAGATGCTGGGGCCGGGTGTCCCTTCCGCCTTTGGTTCCTGTTCCATGAAGATCATCGGCAACAAGGCAGAGCCACCGGAGCGGGCACGCGGGCAGATCGCGCGTTCCTGTCTGTACATGGCTGACAGCTATGGCAGGCAGTACCGCATGAGCCGCCAGCAACGGCAGCTTATGCAGGCCTGGGCGCGTCAGTATCCTGTGGATGCCTGGGAATGCCGCCGGGCAAGACGCATCGAACGGCTGCAGGGGAACGAAAACAGATTCGTCAAGGAGCCTTGTCTGTCTGCAGGCCTTTGGCCTGAGCAGGAGACGGTATTTTTGCCAGAAGACGATGGAGATATTTTTTTGAAGAAATGCAGGCAGCAGAGGTAA